TAGAGCTCTGTATACTGTTTAAAACCATGTTCTTATCCGAGCAGCAGGAGAAAGCTCTTTGATGTTGATGATCAATACATGAATAAACTGAAATAAAATCAACAAACAAAATCAGAATCTATCTCcggtaaaaaaaagttttcaaattaaaattttaataatcaaTAAAAGAACAAACTGAATCAAAATTAcccaacaaaatcgaaaactaaATCATCTCACATAAATAAACACTCAATTATGAGGAGGTCTCAGTTCAGGTTCATATATACACTGAATGAAATGGGTGACGAATGCAGGGAAGATGGATCGTTGAGAGTACTGGACTGGTTTGATTGAATGATACATTAATAACAGTTACCTAATTGCAGGAAAGTGGGGGATAGGTTACGTCTTAGGTTTAAGAAAATAGTGGTTTCTGGAAACAGCGGAATAACATATTAGACTTTGCCTCCTCTGTAATATCTCCAGTACGACAAAAGTCTGATTGTGTAAGGCTTCAATGATTGGAGGTGAGATCGACGATTTTGGGAGCTATGAGATATCGTAGCTTTTGGTTGCAAGCTTAGGAGGTCACAGTGGTGATACGATGAACGTGGGCTCACGCCGCAAAGGATGCTTGATCACGACAATGGAGGGAGTCAATCGCGTTTGGACCACCGGAGATCAACCGGAGCCGCGACAGAGATGACATGAGGAGTCGCGGAATGCCATGGCGAGGAGTCGAGGTAGCAGAGAAGATGAAGTCTTTAAAGTTGAGATGGCTATGTTGGGCTGTGAAGGAAAAAATGAAGCCCAAGAAAGAAACCCATCAAAGACTAAAGTCGAACCATACATCGAGAGTCATGGGCCACATGGCATTCCTAGCTGGATGCTGAAGTGGCAACACTAGGAGAGAACAAACTctactttataataatatataggtttttttggaaattttgacaCATTAAAACGTGCATGTGATGTGTATGATATACTTGATATTTCAAGCAACGAATTATTAATACTAACACGTTGATCGGTGAGCTATTGGTTGTTTTTGGTTTAGGTCCTTGTGATGGTTTTACAGATAGCCTTTAAAGTTCTTTGCTGGTTCTGTTTCTTACCAATCGGACCCTTAATATCATCAGTTGACTTAGAAAAAAAGTATACTCCTTACCGTCTACCGAGACAATAACGATGCAATTTGTAGTCTTAAATCAGTAAAAAAACTGTGATAAAacaattttactattttttcaagGCTTGGagaaaaagaggaagaaaacGAATTGTCTTGAATCAGTAAAAGAactgtgataaaaaaaacattaaatatttaataatttcagATGAGGAATAAAGGCTCACCGACAGAAGAATGGGATATGTCTTTATTCTTTGATTCGGAACATTCAAAACATTAATAGCAATACTTTGgttctctctctataaatatCTTCCCCACGCATATTGATTTCCTACTTGTAAATAGGTATTTTTGAACTTTGGCTTACTTGTAAATAATTATAGGTACTTAGTTTTTAGTGGAGTTGTCATTATGATGAATCATGAGAAGTTAGTCAAAACGTAGATATCAAAAAGAATAACGTTGGTGACAATAACATATGGATCCTGTagcacaaaaagaaaaaaacgcaACATTTCAAAATGAAAAGTCTAATGCGACTTATGTAAATATGGATGACTAATACTAAgatgtttattttgttataatgacaaaaaaatgtttatgaGTAAATGGTAATGGTTTACAAAAAAAGAGTAAATGGtaatattaatgtatactaaaaaatataacatataaatataaaatatatatttataaatttagatataaaatgtgaatgtaaaattaaaaaaactgaaagctactttttattatacataaatttaaatgaaactaataggttttgtgttattatgaataaaaatgaataaaatatagatatttaatcaaaaatataatatataatttacactaaattttgctaaaataaaagagaataaaaatattgttagtttaatttttttttttttcaaataaggTTCCCGGAACTTCAAAGACCGGCTCTGATTATTGCGTCAGACGAACATTAAACTGTTAGGCACGTAAAGGGAAGCGAGGCTCACTCCTATTGCTGGGATGCTGGTCTTATAATAGTGGTGACTATCTGCACTGTAATATGTTCCCAGTCGTAAACCTCATAAGAAAATTTGGAAATGGACTATTTGTTATGTCTGATTCTGTGTCTCTTGGATGATTGGTTAGAACTTGGTCCAGACATCCGAattaaaggaaaagaaaaaacattttgtaatgAATCGACTTAACACGACACGAACGGACGCAACAAAGAATGTGGGCTTTAATAAGTTAGCCCAGTATAATTTTCTTTAACGGTTTAACGGAAGCGTCTCCCTCCATCGTCAAACCTTAAATTTTCGTTACGTAGTGGGTTAACCTCAACCCGACCcgaagaaataaaatatatgggCTTTACTGGGACGGCCCATCTAAGTGATGATAAACATTGGTTTATTTAACGAAGCTATCTCCTctctcaaaaccctaattttgttTGTCTTGTATAAATCGCAGCGCTCCGTCGTTCTCCGTCAGCAAACCAGTGTCGAGGCTTCTTATCCATTAGTTTCGTTTATAGATAGATGTCTTTTGGTTCTGTTTTACggataacattttattttcgaATCTGTagcatcaatattttgttttgattcgtTTGGTTGGTTTCGTATTTGATAATTTTCCTGCACTATGTTTCGAAGGCTATGTCAAATCGAATGGCATAGTCATTGAGCAACAGCGCATAAAGCGAGAGCTGTTAAATCAGCAAGCGGCCAGACAACCGCTGGGATAGATCCACAGGTGAAACAGATGTTTCTCTGTTTTCAGCTACTAAATCTATTCtacactttgtttttttttttaaattgaatatGGAGTTGTATGTTTTGCACCTTGTATCTAAAGGTCATGCCTCGTTCTGGTGGCATGGCCATTTTTCGAGGATGCGTAGAGGAATTGCTGTTAAGTCCGTAAGCGGCCAGACAACCGTTGGGATAGATCCACAGGTGTTATGCGGTTTCTCTCTCCGCTCTCAGCTACTAAATCTATCCCACAATTCGAtccgagttttttttttggagatgtgTTGTTATGTTTGGCATGAGGTTTGTCCGAGATATTTACCAAAAGAGTCAGTTGTGCTTGTAAGACAAGCACGGTTGGGATGATGGAGAGTAAATGACATTCAGATCTGCAAAGCTTATGGTCCCCTAACTTTGAAAATGTATAGGGTGTATGAGTTTGTTGACCTGAATGTCTTTCTCTTCATCAAAACAGCCTCtagtgtttgtgtgtgtgtgttatgtAGACTTGGTCCTAATTTAGGATTAATGGATCTACTTGGACAGCACTTTTGAGAAGGCTAGAGTGTGGTTAAGATCACACATTGACACAATGTTTGTTTTTATCAGAGGGGATCAATGCGGACTTGTTGGATGTTGAACAAAAGGGATTTTAGTGTCAGTTAGTTCCATATATTTGTTAGAATGAGAATGAAACATCCGGCAGCATCGACACCGTATACGAAGCAGCCGTTCGTTCGGTTTGATCAGTATTCCTCTCATCGTATTGATCTATCTCGTTGTGTGATGGCAATGACTGGTTTCTTAATGAAATCTTTTATCGAATCATATTGATCGAAATAGATAAGGTTAAATTCTCAGTCAGTTCTGATTTGCAGCTGGTGATCACGACCAAACTCAAGAATTTTTTTATGGTCTCAAatcaatctattttttttttcctgtttgTTTATGTTCCAATCCTTGTTATGTTCTGTTGTTCGTAAAGCGTGAGAAGGCGTGTCTTCTTCGTATCACATTCTTTCTCGTCGCCATTGTGCTGGAATGAAAGACACGTTAAAACAAATGGGCCAATGGGTTATCGAGGCCCATTTGAAGTGAAACGCCCAATGAGAAATGAGTAACAGTGAGCTCGTTTTACACTGTCATGTGCTGATGATGTTGTGTTATGAAAATCTTTAATTTTGTGATTAGGGGCTCTTAATTTCATTTTACTCAGGATTATtatatcattttcttaaaaGAGTTACAAGTTTGGCAATAATTGCCCCATGTAGAGCTTAGTTATTTACCTTAGTTGTGTCATTCTGTGGAACAGCTTTATTCTTTATCTTGTATTGAGTGATTGTTTCTTTCACAGAGCAAGGCCCAGTTCCTGGAGACTCTGAGAGCAAGTCAGGCTTACCAAATCCTAACGCGTCGCCCTTCAAAAGTTTCAGTGAAATAAAAGCAGGTTTATCCAACACTGGAGGAAAGAGTTTCAATACTTTCAGTGAAGATATGAGATCAGGCCTGACTCCTAATGCTCCTCCTACCGTCAAAAATCCCATGAGATCACGCTTTCCAAACACCAACCTACCTGATCAGTTGAATTTACCAAGCACAGCAGGAAGCGGTTCCTCTGCTCCGAGCTACCAAAGCTTCACTCAGTCTATCGAAAGACCTGGACTTTGTTAGAAGAGGATGAAGGACGGGGAGCCTCGTGGCTATTCTCTCATTTCCATCGACCGAACCTTGAGACTAACGCCGACATCATCCACATCAAGCTGCTGCGGAACAACACTTTTGTCACCGTTACAGATTCCAAAGGCAACGTCAAATGCAAAGCTACGTCTGGTAGTTTGCCTGATCTGAAAGGTGGACGGAAGATGACGAGTTACACGGCTGATGCGACCGCTGAGAACATTGGGAGAAGAGTTAAGGCTATGGGTTTGAAATCTGTGGTGGTTAAGGCGAATGGGTTTACGCAtttcaagaagaagagaaatgCCATTGTTGCCTTCAGAAGCGGTTACTCCAGTTCCAGGAATGATCAGAATCCTATAGTGTACATCGAGGACACTACTAGGAAGGCTCATAATGGTTGCAGATTGCCAAGGAAACGTAGGGtgtgataaaaagaaaagaaatcgtGTTTGcagattttcttttgttattctaTAGAAACCGAGTTGTCTCTTTGTTTGGTTATGTTTACTTCAAGACCTGATGAAATTATTGGACCAAAgggattgttttaaaatttgctACGGATTACAATCTGACAATCCCAATACAGAGTCAGCAACAGCCGCTTTTGCCTGATCCTAGCCACAATTTAAAAGTGAACCCATTTGGTCTGTTGAGCTCATCAATACATGGCAACCCATTGGCTCTATATGGATTGGAATCAGATCCACCTTTACTACTCAAGCTGTCTACTATAAGCAGAAGACTGGTCATGGTGGATATGGATTACGACCTACCAACCTTGCTATCCTCGTTGGTATTATATCTAGTATACGACTATCTGGGAAGGGAAGCAATGTGTTTCTAGTCGAAAGAGGTAGACTCTTAACTCTTAAGTGTTTTGTTACTGAACATCAAGAACTTTTTTCTCAAATGTTCAAATAGAATAAAACTTAATATTGTCGCAGTTTTTCTGTACATCTTTTGTAGTCTACTGCTCTCTTGTTTATGAGTTTACTTGTGGAGGAATGGTCTTTTATGGATTGATCTTACATTTCTAATCTTTGATTTTGTAGATAACCTGCCAAGATTTACTTtcttaatatgttttgagtgcAAGACAATATAACTTTTTAACACTTCTAtgttattaaaattgaagtattTTTTGGTACTGTTTGATAACAAGgataacaattaaaaaatgtttgtttcGCAACATGGATAACCTTAAAAAATAGCATGTCCAAACATCAtctaaccaaacaaaaaacaaagatttatctcttcaatgttattttttaaattaaatcgGTATTAAATAGATGATAGCCTCAAAATCGGTTAATTGGGTACATCACAAGATGggcttcattaaaagtgagctTCATTAATAATCTATAAAACGTGTTATCCACTTTCATTATTCTATAAATCTCTATGAAATCGGTTAAGTTAATTGGTACATCACAAGACGGGAATATATGGAAAACGTGTTGTCCAATATATCTTTCTTACAATCAAGCTTAGTTAATTTGAAATCATAACTTCCCAAATATGAATATTACAATTGcatcaaattataaaattataaatataataatatgtatatataaaaaaaatattatcaaacatctataaTATCATGACGATTTTATCACCGAAAACAACGCAAATAATTTTAAAGAcatatctataatatcatgaCGATTTTATTAGAGACTAACGTAAATACCTAAACGTTCATGTACCTACATTAGTAGGTGGACTtttaggggggggggggggggggggggggggtgggtaaTACCTTTTAAGATGACACAACAATTctcttaatttaaataattttttaaattgccTTTGTCAATTGTTCAGTATTAGTTTTGGAAAAGCACAATGAATAAAATGAACATAACGCAAAATAGAACACCTACCAAACAGATTAATAAAGATAGGAAATTTAGACATAAAAACACACGAACGCAAGAAAAATTCAACCTAAGataaaagatataagaattCGGTGACTAAAATAAAAACCTTATGCGAGAACCGTTGTTGCAGCACTGAATCATATCCATCACAATTGGCCAATGCACGATCTAATAAACTGAAATAGACTCAAGCAAGGTTCAATGGGGTGAAAGGAGATCTTGATTCATTAAGTTTTGGACCGAAAAAAAGCCAGAGTTACAACCTTCATAGAGTGTGGAGGATCAATGCTTGGTCATTAAATGGAATGGACAAACATGTTTGGACAGGAAATGGTCTGAAAAAGTAGAAATGATCGAGTAATGAACTTTTCGGGGAAAAATGGGCAAAAAATGACTTGGAAATGGAAGATGAAGATGTTGGGCTTCAAATGGATTATCAATAGCATTTTCATCAACCAAATTAGCATGATGAGCAACTTGATCGGGCCAGAATTGAAATGGGACTAGCCGAACAAGCCAGCTTAGCCtaaacttggtccaaaaagattTATGACGTCCATGTGCTTTATTTCAATTgtaaataagtttttatttaagtttaatACAGTTTGGGATAGATTTGGTTatcttaaattaaaattatgaataAACCATATAAATCAATTAGGATTACGAGTTGGTTTGCTCAAACCATTTGGGGGTTAGGCTTAAGGTTTTCTTAAACATTAGGGACATGTTTTGCTGTTTTCTTTATATCTTGTAACAAGCTGAATTTTTAGATTCAACCATTACTcaatctaaatattttaatttaaaaagctTGTCTCGTTTCCTttgctttctctgttcagcaTAAGGACATTGACCATCGCACTAGGTAGAGTGATCTATCTTGACTCATCTCAGACACTAAACTGGGTTATCCTGCGTCTAGAGGATAGCAACACATCCTTTGAGTAACCACAAATCGAAGGAGAAGTTCCATCATCCATTCAAGAGTGCTAGTAATCTCTTGATCATTTCATCCACACCCTTTTAATTAATCCATGTAGACCAGCCTACCCAAAAACGCACCTAAATACGTAATTTGGATAATTTTGAGTACTTTGAGTTTCTCAAATTCTTCTGGATAATTTATTAGGTTTATAAACTAtatttgtagaaatttttttattttttaaatataattaatatttatatgtaatcgagttaattttgtttattcgGATAATCATCAGCTATCGGTTCAGTTTCAATTTGGTTCAGAGATTTCCgatatagaaatatatgaatCATTTACAAACCAAAAAATGCATAGAATTTTAATAATCGAGAAGAACAAGGGTGAATTCGAATAAagggaaaatatgaaaaagagaATGTTGTAggatgaaaaacatattttttaagcTTCAATGTAGAAAACGAAGAAATAAAATATGGGAAGATTTAGGAAAACAATttgtaatgatttttttcttttggaaattTTCTTTGAAATTTTTCACACATAAAGCATATTTCATCAAccttagaaataaaataaagcggtaaattttatattatatattttgtagaaTGTAGAGAATAAAGATGTTAATGGAAAATATATTCTATAGACTATATGAATATACGATTAACTTAATTTCAGAACATAAATTGCATATTTACAGTAGTAGATCGTATcataatatttatagtttacattTTACGACTGGTAATTAATGTGTAATTAGGTGTTCCGTCCGCGCATGCtggcataatttttttatagttactTATTAATATATGCATTACTAATTAACAGACTATACTGATAAATTATTCTTTATCCTTTCATTTGAGAATTCTTACgtagtataatttttttgaaattttctttgtacattatattcattatatagaaaaaaatatattaaaaatcactcaatattctctttttaattatataaaattaaaaaaattacttgattaaattttgttattttatttaatttttaactttcttatattaaaagaagttttcagataacaacataaaatatataagaattatctttttttttaaaatatattttagattttggataatggttattattattaattttaatcacttatctaatcaaataagttTTAAGTTCGTTTAATTtcataactaatatatatatatatatatatatatatatatttcattcactaatgatataaacatattacccactctaacttttaacgtgagagtcCGAATGCCAAAAATCATTtcgtaaataatagtatagataagaTCTatctccaacccaacaccaaaactctattttagtgtgGTTTTGACACCAAAACCTTCTCCAACTTAACACTAAAAATCCCACCATTTTAGTGCAACACTACAATTTTACACTAAATTTGGTGTGATACTATTCACCACATAAAACACTATTCACCCACTAAAACactgttaatttattttattaatataatagacaattaaataaatgacaaataaaaacataaatacatcccctatatattaatcatgagaattacaacatgttttcatAGCCACGTGttatcactaggatgattcttagaatctttaaaaaaatctgttggttcataaaaatatatgttatattttttattagattaactatcaaattgattagtagtgtacaaaagatTATTCTCAATTCTTTCCTTCAATAAAAGATACgaaattaactaatatgattaacatatatatgtcaattaattattatgaataatacgtatttgataataattttcgtatactttctattttttgtgtacttttatattattaaaattaaataattacattaattatataataaaatttttgatttttcttatatgttatattttgatttttaaaaaatcaactataaattactaaaaataataaaactctcacatttgaaattttgtgatcaatggtttaattttttcttttcaggaaagatataaatgatcataaatcgtatgaatatgaagtctcattaatagatattcatattatatagtaatatcatttaaattaaattatataatatataaaatataaaaatatgttaatttcgaaatttgaactgaaaaattattgagatattaatattttaattttgaaatttgtattgataaatatcacattaaaagttttgtcattaacaatttaaatttttgttactgcAAATATACAtctgttaataaaatcatatgagtagaaaatgtcaaaaataattatttatattaaaatatactatatatatctatttcaataaagtttaattatataccttataaagtaaataaaatgactgttttgatttatttaccgaaaacatgattgtaaataaataaaaggtattaattttgatttatgtggttactctaatgtatatacttttatgtatacaaattattctTTAAATATGTGGtttctaatatattatttgatcaTGACAATTCCTGAAATACACTTCTTCAAATTGAagagatttttaatattggaaacactatatatatatatatatatatatattatttcattcagattaaatatttagtcttgatttttattcctaaaaatcttttaatgaaatatcatgacaatATTCCAACCATCTCCTTTTGATTTTGTTCGaaaaatgagagatttgatcattcatataatatttgtttctccctaatactatatctagctattataattgtaaaaatgagagatttgaattatttattataaattttcaggtttatcatttaataaatcaaggagttattagttttataaatagtttaaatataCTGGAAtagtaaagtattatatatttttatcggtatactcttaagtaactaaacctcaaaagTGTAGGTTAATTAAagaagtaatttgttttgtagttctataattagatgatttttagaccgaactggtgaatatatactagacatacatttatatttcaaggctgcacttatattctataactgcttgatatattagatttgaacactaacctgtgTATAGAGTTTGTcagtgattttttttca
This region of Brassica napus cultivar Da-Ae chromosome C5, Da-Ae, whole genome shotgun sequence genomic DNA includes:
- the LOC106355386 gene encoding LOW QUALITY PROTEIN: probable ribosomal protein S11, mitochondrial (The sequence of the model RefSeq protein was modified relative to this genomic sequence to represent the inferred CDS: inserted 4 bases in 2 codons); protein product: MELYVLHLVSKGHASFWWHGHFSRMRRGIAVKSVSGQTTVGIDPQVLCVIVSFTEQGPVPGDSESKSGLPNPNASPFKSFSEIKAGLSNTGGKSFNTFSEDMRSGLTPNAPPTVKNPMRSRFPNTNLPDQLNLPSTAGSGSSAPSYQSFTQSXSKDLDFVXEEDEGRGASWLFSHFHRPNLETNADIIHIKLLRNNTFVTVTDSKGNVKCKATSGSLPDLKGGRKMTSYTADATAENIGRRVKAMGLKSVVVKANGFTHFKKKRNAIVAFRSGYSSSRNDQNPIVYIEDTTRKAHNGCRLPRKRRV